The following nucleotide sequence is from Perca flavescens isolate YP-PL-M2 chromosome 20, PFLA_1.0, whole genome shotgun sequence.
CTTATTTCCATCttgcaaaacctttttttttattagtttcaaGCTTTCAAACACAGAGTTTGAACCTTTCAaagtttttatcagttttaaatgATGATAGTTATTTACAATAGCAGGGTCCAGACCTAAAACATTTCCATTCCGTGTGCTGTTGATTGTTGGGCTGGTTTGTGGACTTTTACTGATTATTCTCCTGCTGCTGTTTCTATATCGCTACAGAAAATCAAACAGTGACATCTTTTCTTTCTGGTAATAGATTGATTCTGGTGTGATTACATGTAATATAGTAACAATAGAGCAATAGAACAATATAAAACcataagtaaatgtacttttacaGACTTGTGCTTTCAGTTCTCCAAAGATCAGATCAGAGAGGATCATACCTACAGGAAATACTGACTAAATGATTGTGAAGTGCAATACATGGAGGCTGCATCAGTTGGCATTTCATCAGGCACTTTAATCATAAAGAATgaaatattttaaaacaattatacATTTTGAGCtactcaaataaataaacacaatcaAGTTCATTGTAGGGGAAAAGCATCAAAACTTAACTAGTGTAATGTGTTATTGGTGTTATTAGCCAGTGTATGAATGGTTGATATTTagagaaaaagctaaaaaaacagTTGCCTTACTGCCATTATCTACTTTAATGTGACATGAGTACAAATATCCAGTGTTTCAACTATACTACAGTGGGtataaggaaaaaaataaaaactctaaAGAAATCCAGTAAACTTGGGAGTAAATTGGTTACCTATTACTTTCCCTAACAAAATGATGAAAACAATATTTCTGAGAAGAGTTGCAACTGAATTAACCCCAAATCTCAACTGTAAACACATTCTTAGTGCTGTTAGTTATGGCAATGCAAAGCAGGCAAGTAGAGGAACATATAGTCTGTGATCTTTCAGTTAGACGTGATGTCTACCAGCAGACAGACTGGGAAAAGACACCAAGACACATACACTCTTTGCACCCGGGCTTCATTCTGAATAAAATGAACTTCACAGTTGATGTAGGCTAATAAAAGAGAAATACATTCAACGTGACTAGTGTTGAGGCTGCTCTCTGTTTGTTCTCCCAGCAAGGCTTCTGAATCTAACACTTGAGTGCCCTCTAGTGACACATCTGTTGGTGTTCTTATGTCAGATATTTATTACAGGAACTAAACATGAACATGACACTGTAATTAttagcaaaacactgctacatttAAGTTAACATTAACACTGTTTAAATAACATGATTCATATTGTGACAGATGACAGATCAAGTCATTTAACTCTGGTAATTCAGTCACTGGAGTAGGCAATCAAGTAGCAGAGGTGGGCAGGGTGGGGGTTAATCCCTAAGTGTTGAAGTGCATGATAAGAGTATCTTTCAAATTATTCTGATGGCACACATTTtaagtttgtaaaaaaatatgacAATTGAAAATGCAGTCTTCATGATGCAATTAATTAATTCTCAGATTTCCTGTGTTGGATTTAACGGTGGGGAAGAACGTCATGGATGACGATGAAAGTCCCTCTTCCCGCCTGTCTTACTGACCAGTTTCACATCTGTAATGATGATGTCATGACTCACTGCCTTGCACATGTCATAGATGGTCAGCGCAGCGACGGAAACGGCTGTCAACGCCTCCATCTCGACTCCTGTCCTGCCCGTGGTGCGACACGTTGCCGTGACGACCGCGGCGTTCCGCAGCTCATCGAGGTCAAAGGTGACGGAGGCCTGGTCTAGAGGGAGCGGGTGGCAGAGCGGGATGAGGGCCGAGGTCTGCTTGGAAGCCATGATGCCGGCCAACTGCGCCACGGCCAAGGCGTCGCCCTTGGCCAGCTGGTTATCCCGAAGCAGCCGAAAGGCAGTTTGGCCCAAGAGGACTGTGGCGCGAGCCGTGGCGGTTCGACGCGTGGGAACCTTGCCCCCGATGTCCACCATGGCGGCTCGGCCCTGGGCGTCTGTATGCGTCAGCTTTTCTTCTGTGGTTCCGTCGAGGTTAGGGTTGTAGAAATCGGTGCCTGATACTGTCTGATCACTCGCAGATTGTCCGAGTTTGACACTTGGGTCTTCGCTGGAACTTTGATTGTGGCTCAGTCTAACATTGTGATGTTTAAGATTTAGTTTGGCATTCATTAGTAGTGTGCAAAAAAATAGGCGTTCCTGGGGTCCTGAGTAAGTGGCTCTTCAAAGCATTCTGACCCCTGGCTCGTGCGTACCTGAGATGGCCTTCATTAATGTAGCTCGTAACAGTGGTGCGTGCAGTAAAACTCGCAGCTTTACCATTACCAAACTCAGAGGAGGGAAGGGGGGCTCCTCTGTGAAGGCTGTCCATCGCGTTAGGTTTTTCTTCATTGATTTGTGCGCTAATATGGGTACCTCCACTTATTAAGGTTCTAGAGCAGCAAACATGGGCCGCCTGTGTTGAAGTAGTGCAGTCTGGAAGGCACAGAAACGCCTCTCTGTTCAGGTGTGTCCTGCTGCCTGAGCGGGACATGTGAGGAGCTGCTGTTGGAGAGAGGAATGTGTCGTTTGTAAGACGGGAAACATTGGGGGAAGCTCTCTGGCTGTCTTGTGCCTTTGACAGAGACAAAAGCCTTTGGGATGTGGTGccttctgggaaaaaaaaaaaaaagagacaacatTAATCAAGTTATTAGATCAAATGTAAATGCATCTTGGAGCTGCATATTTAACtttaagtaataaataaacagaaagcATATGGTGGAACAGCCCAAGATGATCATAACATATAAAATGATGACGGGGTGGATTGTGGGGGGGAAACAAACTGAGTGTGAGAGATTTGTACGTACAGCCATGTCACCCACCAATGAGGATCATAGGCCTGTTCTTCATCTGGGAGATACTGAACATGCCTGAGGAGACAAACAGGAAGAGATTACATTCCTGTAGAACAAATGGTCCTCAATAATCTAGAGTATACCCAACAAATGGTAGGTTGCATGTAAACTAACTGAACACAAGTTTACCTGCGTGTTGTTTCTTCTTCCTGCCGACAGAAGCTCCAATGATTTGCAGTAGCTCCTCATTTGACGCCCCGGAGCGCAAGACATCTCTCAGAGACACCTCGGAGTTcccaaacagacacacctgagagaagacagacaggaggAAGTGTAGGTAagacattcaaaataaaaatcatgCAATGTTCCAAACCAAAGAAAGGATGAGATTATGAATGGCTAATATGCAAATCTATGAGTGCACATACACAcgttgatggtgttttaagcccccaacgtctccttccaggcagtgctgtaaccgttgacttcaaggcacctaaccctaaccttaaccctaaccataaccattaccactgcctaatcctagtgccttccaggcagcgctgcctggaaggagacgttgggggcttaaaacactgataaacgaTACACACACTAAGTGTGCGCTAcattaacataaaaacagacCCAATTAACAGCTCCTTGAAGCCTAACAAAGAACAACTGAAGCTTTACCTTGAGGCTGCCATCTGCAGTGATACGTAAACGGTTGCAGGAGCCACAGAAATGGTCAGACATGGAGGTGATGAAGCCCACCTGACCTTTGAAGCCTGGCACTTTAAACGTCTGTCAAAGACAGAGAAGAGCGTCGAACAATTATGCCTATGAAGATTTCTTTACAAATGGTTTTGAGCATTCAAACTAATGACAAAGAGCTTGATTTGGCTCTAACACCAGGCACTTTATGTTTTCCTCACATCTGGACATGAATAAGATTTGTCAGAACATTGTGAATGttgatgttatttttttgttagcCAATCAATCGATCACTCAACTAATAACTATGATTGTGTGTCTGCTAAGATACTA
It contains:
- the LOC114547210 gene encoding uncharacterized protein LOC114547210, which produces MNAKLNLKHHNVRLSHNQSSSEDPSVKLGQSASDQTVSGTDFYNPNLDGTTEEKLTHTDAQGRAAMVDIGGKVPTRRTATARATVLLGQTAFRLLRDNQLAKGDALAVAQLAGIMASKQTSALIPLCHPLPLDQASVTFDLDELRNAAVVTATCRTTGRTGVEMEALTAVSVAALTIYDMCKAVSHDIIITDVKLVSKTGGKRDFHRHP